The following proteins come from a genomic window of Gossypium raimondii isolate GPD5lz chromosome 5, ASM2569854v1, whole genome shotgun sequence:
- the LOC105770615 gene encoding phenylacetaldehyde reductase, whose amino-acid sequence MSTGEGKTVCVTGASGYIASCLVKHLLLRGYTVKASVRDPSDPRKTQHLLALEGAEERLKLFKANLLEEGSFDSGVEGCDGVFHTASPFYHDVTDPQAELLDPAVKGTLNVLNSCANTPSVKRVVLTSSIAAVTYNGKPRTPDVVVDESWFTDPEYCKNLKLWYVVSKTIAEDSAWKFAKEKGLDMVVVNPAMVIGPLLQPTLNTSAAAVLSLIKGAQTFPNATFGWVNVKDVANAHIQAFEIPSASGRYCLVERVAHCSEVVKMLSELYPSFQLPEKCADDKPYVPTYQVSKEKAKTLGIEFTPLDVSLKETVESLKEKGFVSFES is encoded by the exons atgagCACCGGCGAAGGAAAAACCGTGTGCGTAACTGGAGCCTCAGGTTACATCGCTTCATGCCTTGTTAAGCACCTTCTCCTTCGTGGTTACACTGTCAAAGCCTCTGTTCGTGACCCAA GTGATCCAAGAAAGACACAACACTTACTTGCACTTGAGGGTGCTGAGGAAAGGCTCAAGTTGTTTAAAGCAAACTTATTGGAAGAAGGTTCCTTTGATTCTGGTGTTGAAGGTTGTGATGGTGTTTTTCACACAGCATCTCCCTTTTATCATGATGTCACTGACCCACAG GCAGAATTACTTGATCCTGCTGTGAAGGGAACACTGAATGTTCTGAACTCATGTGCTAATACACCTTCTGTCAAACGAGTTGTCTTGACGTCTTCTATAGCTGCAGTCACATACAATGGGAAACCTCGAACTCCAGATGTTGTGGTTGATGAAAGTTGGTTTACCGATCCTGAGTACTGTAAGAATTTGAAG CTCTGGTATGTAGTCTCAAAAACCATTGCTGAAGATTCTGCCTGGAAATTTGCAAAAGAGAAGGGTCTTGACATGGTTGTCGTAAACCCAGCGATGGTGATCGGTCCTCTTTTACAGCCAACACTTAACACAAGTGCTGCAGCAGTTTTAAGCTTAATTAAAG GAGCACAAACATTTCCAAATGCAACATTCGGTTGGGTTAATGTAAAAGACGTTGCAAATGCACACATCCAGGCATTTGAGATTCCATCAGCTAGTGGAAGGTACTGTTTAGTGGAGAGAGTTGCACATTGCTCGGAAGTTGTGAAGATGTTAAGTGAGCTCTATCCTTCTTTCCAGCTTCCAGAAAA ATGTGCAGATGACAAGCCTTATGTGCCTACATATCAGGTGTCAAAGGAAAAAGCAAAAACATTGGGTATAGAGTTCACTCCTTTGGATGTGAGTCTCAAGGAAACAGTAGAAAGCTTGAAGGAAAAGGGATTTGTCAGTTTTGAGTCTTAG
- the LOC105770616 gene encoding uncharacterized protein LOC105770616: MVTPHYLLLHSKHPSPFPPLTLSKAKCSLVSQLTELKHQHGGNLNINFNPKKKVNSPSSVHAVEKDREQYEVDPEKAKEALQKLDQQLQTLSNKPVSTPKIRASDVKLTRDEMVEDSPEISGSFLTSLTTALLIFTIFYNVLFYFVIKPSIDGPDSPPPQPTTSFTEPRVLQ; encoded by the exons ATGGTTACTCCCCATTATTTGTTGCTTCACAGCAAGCATCCATCACCATTTCCTCCGCTCACCCTTTCCAAAGCCAAATGTTCCCTTGTCTCTCAATTGACTGAACTTAAACATCAACATGGAGGGAATctcaacattaattttaatcccAAGAAAAAAGTAAACTCACCATCGTCTGTTCATGCAGTGGAGAAAGATAGAGAGCAGTATGAAGTAGACCCAGAGAAGGCCAAAGAAGCCCTCCAAAAGCTTGACCAGCAGCTGCAAACTCTCTCTAATAAACCAGTCAGCACTCCTAAGATCAGAG CTTCAGATGTAAAGCTTACAAGGGACGAAATGGTAGAAGATAGCCCAGAAATTTCAGGGTCTTTCCTAACATCTTTAACTACTGCTCTTCTTATTTTCACAATCTTCTACAAtgtgttgttttattttgtgaTAAAGCCATCCATAGATGGACCAGACTCACCTCCTCCTCAACCTACCACCAGCTTCACTGAGCCAAGAGTTTTGCAGTAG